The genomic interval GGGAACGAAGGGCGCGATTACTACGGCCGACGCGAGGCAGCGCGAGCGGCTCTTGAGCAAGCCCAGTTGCAGTTGCAGGAAGCGCGTGGCCAGTTGAATACCTACCAGCGGCAAACGGAAGGCAATGAGCCACTCCTGCTGTTCTCCCAGAACAGTGGAATGAACGCCGATCCGGAACTGGCGCAGCGAATTCTGGTCCTGGAGAAGAATCTGGATTCGCTTCTGTTGCGTTATCAGGACGAACACCCGGATGTCGTTGCCACGCGTCGCCTTATCGAAACGCTTAAGGCACGTGAGCCCAGGGGGCCAGATATGGCTGCTGGCGCCCAATCAGCGGGGATGTTCGCTGAGCAAATGAGTATTGCCCGGGCCGAAGCCGAGGCACGGGTTGCAGCGCTGGAAACCCGCGTTGCAGCGTATGCTGCACGCTACAAAAAAATGGCGGAGGCGGTGGATCAGGTTCCGGCGATAGAGCGGGAGTATTCCGCGCTGGCGCGTGACCATCAGATTCTGAAAACGAATTATGACGAGTTATTGGCTACCCGGGAAAAAGCCAGTATTTCTCAGGATGTGGAAAACAAGACAACTGCGGTGGAATTCCGAATCATAGACCCACCTACTGTACCGATATCTCCTGCGGCTCCGAACCGTTTGATGTTGACCAGCGCGCTCCTGCTGTTGGCGATCGGATCGGGATTGGGCACCGCATTCGTGTTGGCCCAGCTCCGGCCAACAATCGATTCGACCCGTCTGTTGGAGGACCTGACCGGTCGTCCGGAGGTCATCACCGTGTCCACGCACGTAACCGAGTCGAACCAACGGTTACGGCGTCGATCAATCGCCTCGTATTCGTTCGCCAGCCTGGCCTTGTTCGGTGCCTATGGTGCCGCACTAGCCCTGAACATACTCAGGTGAGGAGTACGACATGAGCATCATTGAGCGCGCCATGCAGCGTGGTGCGGGCGAGAAGCCAAATGACACCGCAGGGGCGCCAGACAAAGACCCGGGAGTCCTTGATAAGGACGCGGCTCAGTTGCACGGTGACGTTGCGGGAACCTCACCTGCTCACCAACCGGAGGTCGCTGCGGGGGACGATACGCGGTCTGGCCTGGAATCCGATGACTCCGCCGCGCGCGGGTCATCGTCTCGTCCCAATGCGCTGAACCTGGCGCTGATGCGCCGTCAAGGGTTTCTTGTTCCCGGGGACGGGCGCAGCGTCTTGGCGGAAGAGTTCAGAATACTGAAGCGGCCAATTCTGGCCAATGCATTCGGTGAGTCCGGGCATCGGGTGGACCGCAGAAATGTAGTCATGGTCACCAGTGCCCTGCCAGGCGAAGGGAAAACCTATACGGCGGTCAACCTTGCATTATCGATCGCGACTGAACTGCAAAGAACGGTGCTGTTGGTCGATGCCGATGTAGTCAAACCGTCGATTGCGGCCCGGACCGGGCTAACGGTGGACCGGGGTTTGATTGACCTTTTAGAACATCCGGGCCGAGATATTTCAGATTTTCTCGTCAGGACCAATGTGCCCAATCTGGTGGTCCTTGGTGCCGGACGCAGCCATGGCCGTTCCACCGAGCTTTTGGCCAGCGCCGCCATGGCGCAACTGGTGGATGAGTTGAGTACTCGCTATCCAGACCGCCTTGTCCTGTTTGACTCTCCGCCGATGCTCTCCACCAGCGAATCCAGCGTGTTGGCACGTCATATGGGCCAGATCGTGCTCACGGTACAAGCTGGAAAAACGCCCCGAGCGGCGGTGTCGCGGGTTGTGAAGATGCTCGATGTTTGCGACATTGTTATCCCGGTGCTCAACAAGGCTGCCGGAATACCGGGAATGAATTACGCGATGGGCTATTACCTGGACGGAAAGTACGGTAGACAATGATAGTTATGGGTAGCCCGTGGGTCGGAGTCAATCGCTGGGGTGCCGCATTGTTGGGCAGTCTTGTATTCTGCTCAAGTGCCTGGGCCGAAGGTGGCAGTCTGCGGTTGTTTGACGTGGAGCCTCGCATATCGGTGAGTGAAACGTACTCGGATGGAGGCATCAGTTCGAACAATTCCTCCGGGGGCTGGATAACGTCGGTCGACCCCGGGTTTAGTTTGTCCAGACAGGCAGCACGCCTTGAAGCGGATTTTGATTACTCGCTTGGAAGCCGTTATTACGCGGAAGACAGCCACAATTCGATTCGTCATCGGATGCACGGAAACGCGCTTGTGGAGTTGATTGAGCGGGAATTGTTCATCGATGCGCTGGTTATCAAGCGCGACCAGCTGACATCGCCTTTGGGTACCTCAAATATTGATTCAGGCTTGCAGCGCGACAACCTGACTTCAACCACAAGTTGGCGTATCGGTCCACGGTGGCTGCATCGTTTCGGACGGGTAGCTAATTCGACGCTGGAGTACCAGATTGACCGTGTTTCGTTCGACGGGGAGGCTGCCAACGACAGTTCGGGTAAGAACATCCGGGCGAACGTGCAAAGCGGCTCGTTATTCGATACTTTTTTCTGGGCCATGGACTATACCGATAGCGATATTCGCTATTTGGAATCTGATGACAGGTCACAGTTCGAACGATATTCGGCAACTGTTGGTTACAATCTGACAAGAAAGTTAAACGTTTTTTATGTAATAGGTAATGAGACCAATCGCTACAAGGGTTCGCTGGGCGACACTGGGGGCAGTTACTGGAATGTTGGAGTCGGTTTTACGCCCAGCGTAAGAACGACAATGAACGCAAGTTTTGGCAAGCGCTTCTATGGCGACACCTCCTCGTTCTCCCTGACACACACAGCGCGCAAGTGGGTTGTCACGGCGGCATACGATGAGACGATAACGACCATTCGGCAGCAGCAGTTTGGCGGGATTTTTCTTATTTGCCCGCCGGAAATTCCGGACTGTACTCCGGAGCAAGCTGTAGCGTTCGGAATAGATATAGGTGTCAGAAATGGAACCTATCTTCTCGAGTCCCTGACCGGTTCCGTCGCCTACACTTTGCCAAAGAGCACACTTACCCTGTCTACCTTTGACCGTACGAGAAAATTTCAGGATTCCAGTGGCCCGGGCGATGAAAGCTCGGGTGTAACCGTCGGGTGGAATTGGAAGATCAGCCCGCTGACAAGCCTTAATGTGGGCAGTGGCTGGCTCAAATACAAGCTTCAGGTAATACCGGTCAGGGAGGACGATCGCTGGTTTCTTCGGGCAGGTATGCAGCGTGACTTGGGGTCGGATATTCATGCCTCCATGAACTATAGCTACCAGAAACGAGACTCTAGCGCCGGCGGCTCTGATTTTAGCGGGAATACTGTGTCGGCCAGCTTGACAAAGACGTTCTAGTATTTTATGTACGAGTCCTATTACGGACTGACTGGCAAGCCATTCGCACTTAGCCCGGATTCACGGTTCTTTTATCCGAGTAAATCCCATAAGCGGGCGATGTCGTACCTCGAGTATGGCGTGCAATCCGGCGAGGGTTTTATCGTTGTTACCGGAGAGGTGGGCGCAGGTAAGACGACGCTGGTGCAGGGCCTGTTGTCCTCGCTGCGAACAAAACCAATAATTACGGCGAACATCGTCAGCACCCAGCTGGAGGGGGTAGATCTGCTGCAAACCGTGGCGGGCGCGTTCAAGGTCCCGTACGCCGGCCTTTCAAAAACGGCCCTGCTCGGAAATCTGGAGCGATTTCTTCTCGAGATGTCCAGGGCCGGCAAGCGTGCATTGCTGGTGGTTGATGAGGTTCAGAACCTAAGTAAATCAGCGCTGGAGGAGCTGCGGATGCTGTCGAATTTGCAGCAGGACGCGAAGCCCCTGTTGCAAAGTTTTCTGGTCGGGCAACCGGAGTTCAGAGAAATACTGAAAAGTGCCGATATGCTCCAGTTACAGCAGCGGGTGATTGCCGCCTACCATCTGGGGCCGCTGGACGAAGCCGATAGTCGCGCCTATATCGAGCACCGGCTTGCGGTGACGGGGTGGTCCGGGCGGCCCAGATTCACGAACGATGCATTCGCGGAATTATTCGTTCAAACGGGGGGGGTGCCTCGGCGAATAAACGTTTTTTGTGATCGCCTGTTTCTGATGGGCTATCTTGAGGAACTCGACGAGTTTGGCCGTGATGTCGTGTCGCTGGTTGCGGACGATATGGTGGCGGAGTTCGGCGCGCCGCAAACCGGTAGTGCGTCCGCGGTTCCGAGAGGCGATTCGCTGGGCGCGGACGACTCGGCGATGCGGCAGCTGGATGTACTCGATGCTCTGGATCGATTAACGACTCAGGGCATCCGGCTGGAACGCTATGTGTTGGCCGCCTATCGTTCGGTGAGGGAGTTGGCGCAGCGGTGGGATTCTGGCGGTAACAGTGGGTCGCAGAGCGCGTCACGAGGCGACGGACTCAAGGATGCGCCCGAGCGGGCGCGGCCGCAGTCAGAGGACTGAATTTGGCATGGCCCGGGGTGGCCGGTGCCGATTCGGCAAAGGTGGAAGGGCGGTCATTTCCGCGATAGCGACTGGGTGTACCGTTACTTTATGCAGCATGTATTTTCCGTCGACGTCGAGGAGCATTTCCAGGTTGCGGCGCTCGCCTCGCGCGTGAGCAAAGCGGCCTGGGCCAGTCACCCCAGCCGCGTTGAGGCGAACACCGAGCGGTGTTTGGATATTCTGGACGCCGCGTCTGCCAAGGGGACTTTTTTTGTGTTGGGCTGGGTTGCCCGCAGATGTCCAAAGCTGATTGGCCGAATAGTTGCCCGCGGCCATGAACTGGCAAGTCATGGCATGGCCCACGACCGGGTCACCGACCTCGGCGCGAAGGCGTTTAGCCAGGATATTCAGGAGGCCCGGGGCGTGTTGCAGGATCTCGGCGGCGTGTCCGTGGACGGTTATCGGGCGCCATCATTTTCGTTACGGCCCGAGATGGACTGGGCCTACGCGGCCTTGATCGAAGCCGGTTATCGGTACAGCTCCAGCGTCTATCCGGTTCGGCACGATCACTACGGCGCGCCCGATGCGCCCCGGCAGGCGTACAGGCCGCTTGCCGACGCGCGGTTTGTGGAACTGCCGATGACGACGGCCCGGGTCGCCAGGATGAATGTTCCGGCCTCCGGTGGGGGATATTTTCGTTTGCTGCCTTACGCCCTGAGTCGGCGCTTGTTGCGCCGGGTACAGGAACGCGACAAGACAGCGTGCGTTTTCTACATGCATCCGTGGGAGATTGATTCAGAACAACCCAGGGTGGCTGGCCTGCCCTGGCGCGCCCGTTTCAGGCACTACATCAACCTGCATCGAACCGAGTCGCGGCTGAAGGCGTTGCTGCACGACTTTTCATGGGCTCGAATGGACCAGGTGTTTTCGCGTGAAATAGCGCAGCCCGAGAACCTGCCGCCGATGGTGCAGGTCAGGCGCTGAGGATGGAAATCAAGCGCCTTGATGACGAATTGTTGGAGCCGTGGGATGCGTTCGTAGAGGGCTGTCCGGAAGCGACGTTTTTTCATCGTAGCGGCTGGAAGCGGGTGCTGGAGCAGGCGTTTGGATTGCGGACACATTTCTTGTGTGCGCTTTCCAACGGACGGATCGAAGGGGTGCTGCCGCTGGCCGAGGTGCGCAGCGTGCTGTTTGGCAGTTCCTTGGTATCTCTGCCGTTTTGTGTTTACGGCGGATTAGCGGTCAGTAGCGAGTCCGCGGGTCTGGCGCTGGATCAAGCGGCCCAGGAGCTCGCGCAATCACTGCGGGTCGGACACCTTGAGTACCGCAATCTGGCGCCGCGGCATCCCCACTGGCCAACCAGGAGCGGGTACGTCACGTTTTGCAAACAGATCGACGCCGACCCCGACGTCAACATGGAAGCGATACCCCGCAAACAGCGGCGGATGGTGCGCCAGGGCATGAAGGCGGGGCTGGTGAGTGAACTCGACGCGGGTAACGATCGGTTCTTTTCTGCCTATTCCTGGAATGTGCATCGCCTCGGTACGCCAGTGTTCGGACGTCGCTATTTCGATACGGTGCGTCAGGTATTCGGCGGGGACTGCCAGGTACTGACAGTGAGTCACCACGGGGAAACGGTGGCCAGCGTCATGAGTTTTTTCTTTCGGGACCAGGTGTTGCCTTACTACGGTGGCGGCTTTGGGTCGGCCCGGGAGTACGCAGCGTACGACTTCATGTACTGGGAAGTGATGCGTCGCGCCGCTGAGCAGGGTTGTCGCAGGTACGACTTTGGTCGCAGCAGGCTCGACAGCGGGTCTTACAGTTTCAAGAAGAACTGGGGTTTTGAGCCGCAGCCGCTACATTACGAGTGCAAACTGATTCGGGCGCGGTCGGTGCCGCAGAACAATCCTCAGAATCCCCGCTATCAGCGCCTCATCAAGCTATGGCAGCGACTGCCCTTGCCTGTAGCCAATATCCTGGGTCCCTATTTGTCGCGCAGCCTGGGCTGACCGCCGGGTCTGTGGGCGGTCCTTTATGGAAGAAATTCTTTTCCTTGCGCATCGCCTGCCGTACCCGCCGAACAAGGGCGACAAGATCCGCTCTTTCCACATCTTGCGGCATCTGGCACAGAGGTATCGAGTCCATTTGGGCACCTTTGTGGATACTCCGGAGGATGAGCAGCACGTGCCGATGCTGCGTGGGCTATGCGGTGGCCAGGTGTGCGCCGCCAGGCTGCGTCCGCGGTGGGCTCTGTTGCGTAGCCTCGCCGGTCTGCTCGACGGCAGGCCGTTGACGGAAGCGTACTATCGCGATAAGCGGGTTGCAGGCTGGGTGTCGACTTTGCTGCGCGAACGGCCGGTGCGCCGGGCGGTGGTTTTTTCATCGTCCATGGCCCAGTACCTGAGTGGCGCTGCGCAGTTGCGACGGGTGCTCGATCTGGTGGATGTCGATTCCGAGAAATGGCGTCAGTACGCGCTCGCGCGGCGCTGGCCAGCCGCGGCCCTGTACCGGCGCGAGGCCATTCGCTTGCTGGTCGCCGAGCGTCGCGCGGCCGGCGAGTTTTCCGCAACGCTACTGGTATCGGAGCAGGAAGCGCAGGTATTCCGTGCCCTGGCACCGGAGGTGGCGTCGCGGGTAAGGGCCATGTCCAACGGGGTCGATACGGATCACTTCGATCCGGCCATTGCTTACCCGGATCCTTATCAGGGGAGCGGGGGGCGGTGCATGGTGTTTACCGGGGCCATGGATTACTGGCCGAACGTGGACGCGGTGTGTTGGTTTGCCGACGCCGTGTTGCCTCGCGTGCTGCAATGTTTGCCGGAGGCCAGGTTCTTTATCGTTGGCCGCGATCCGGCACGCGCGGTTCGCCAGTTGGCACGGCATCCTGGCGTTATCGTTACCGGGGGGGTTGCCGACGTGCGGCCCTACCTGGCGCACGCTGGTGTCGCCGTTGCGCCCCTGCGGCTGGCGCGAGGTATTCAGAACAAGGTGCTTGAGGCGATGGCCATGGCTCGGCCGGTAATCGCGAGTCCGCAAGCCTTGGAAGGCCTTTCAGTACGTGTGCCAGAGGACGTGCGGGTTGCCGCCGACCCCCAGCAATTCAGGCAACAGGTGGTTGACCTCCTGACTTCAGGCGCGGCCGCAGCGGGCCAGGCTGCACGGCGCGCCGTGGTGCGTGATTACGCCTGGGACAATTGTCTGCAGGTGCTTGATCGCCTGTTGGAATGCCCGGAACCAGCCGATAACGGCAAGAGTGTTATCAGGCCCGGTCAGCCGGCGGGGGCGATGTGAACGTTGAAACGCAGGCAAACGCCTTGGGGAAGCGATTGGTCAGCTACGACTGGCGGATCGCGGGCGGTCTGCTGGCCGTTACGATGGTTGTGGTGCTCCTGGCGTTTGGCGAGACGGTGCTCGGCATCGGTGCCATCTGGTGGCGCTCCGAAACCTACGCGCATGGCGTGCTGGTGGTGCCGATTGCCATCTACCTGTTGTGGCAACGCCGCCACTATCTGGCGCAGGCAGCCCCTGGCGTGCAGCCATGGGCGCTGCTGCCGCTTGGTGCGGCCGGAGTCCTGTGGTCGGTCGGCAGCCTTGGCGCTGTTCAGGCGTTTCAGCATTTTGCGCTGTACGGGATGCTGCTTGGCAGCGTCTGGTTGGTCGTGGGCAATGTGCCCCTGCGCCGCGCCGCGTTTCCGTTGGTTTTTTTGGTGTTTGCCGTGCCCTTCGGCGATTTCCTCATCATCCCCTTGCAGGACTTTACGACCCATTTCACGGTGGCGGGGATTCGCTTGCTGGGGGTGCCGATTTACCGCGAGGGTTACGATCTAGCCTTGCCGAGCGGCAACTGGCGCGTGGCGGAGGTCTGCAGTGGCTTGCGTTATGTGATCGCGTCCCTGGTGCTGGGAGTGCTCTATGCCCACCTGATGTATCGCAGTCGTTGGCGGCAAGGGGCGTTTGTCGTGATATCCCTGATCGTGCCTGTTGTAGCGAATGGCCTGCGCGCGGTTGGCGTGATCATGCTGGGTCATCTGTCGGGGATGCGCCTGGCCGTCGGGGTGGATCACCTGATCTATGGATGGGTGTTTTTCACCGTGGTCATGCTGGCGCTGTTTTTGATCGGCGCTGTTTGGCGCGAGGATGGGCCACGTCAGTCAATACCGCAGTCCGCAGCGTCCGCAGTGCCGACGAGTCGTGCTCCTGCTCAGCATCTACGCTTACCCAAGGCTTTGTCGGTGTGGATGCTTGGTCTGGCCATGGTGGCGGTGTGGCCGCTGGCCGTGTCGTGGATGGAAGCGCACAACGATCACACCGCGCCGGTTCTGGAGCCGCCGCAAATTTCAGATCGGCGCTGGTCGGACTTGCCCATCACGGATTGGCTGCCGCATTTCGAGGGGCCACGTGCATTTCTGACGCAGGTCTACCTGGGCGGTGATGGGCCGGTGGGGTTGGCCATTGCCTACTACAACAACCAGTCCCAGGATTCGGAGTTGGTGTCCTGGCGCAACACGCTGGTCGGTCGCGGCATGGGTGCCTGGGGGGAAATCGATCACGGTCACCGGCGCATTCGCCTGGCACATGGGACGGTGGAGGTACACGAAACGCTGATCCATAAGCCCGGGTCCAGGATGTTGGCGTGGAGCTGGTACTGGACACCGCAAGGAACCACCCTGTCGGCGACAACCGTCAAGTTACGGGCGGCGCTGGGGCGCCTGGTGGGTCGCGGTGACGACGCTGCGCGAGTGGTGGTTTATGTCCCTGTCGACAGGGACGAGCAGCATTCGCGCGGTTCGCTGCAAGCCTTCCTGGCCGATGCATGGCCCGTCCTAGACCAGGAGCTTGCCAACGCGTATCGGCAGGCCGCGGCGCAGTGACCCGTTGGCGGGTGGCGCAGCCGGTGCCCGGTGCCGTGCCGTTGTTGCTGCACGTGGTGCATAGCTTCGAGATGGGCGGCCTGCAAAATGGTCTGCTGAACCTGCTGGACCGACTGCCGTCGGCGCGTTACCGGCATGCCGTGGTCAGCCTGACCGGGCTGTCGGGTTTCGAACGGCGCCTGCGGCGCACCGATGTCCCGTTTTACGCCCTGCACAAACCGGCTGGCCGTGGGCTGAGCAGTCATCTGCAATTGTGGCGTTTATTGCGCCGACTGCGCCCGGCGCTGGTTCATACACGCAACCTTGCGGCCCTGGAGGCCCAGCCAATAGCGATGGCTGCCGGAGTGCCCCTGCGGGTGCACGGCGAGCACGGTTGGGACACGCACGATCCGGATGGCCGCTCGGTGCGCTATCGCCGCTGGCGGTGGCTGATGCGGCCATACGTGAACCATTACATCGCGCTGTCCAGGCAGTTGCAGGAGTATCTGATCACCGGCGTGGGGGTTCCGCGGCAACGAATCAGCCAGATTTATAACGGTGTTGATACGGTGCATTTCCACCCGCGTGCCGCCGCACAGTCGCCCACGTCGGTCGGCCCGTTTGTCCAACCGCAGCATGTTCTGGTCGGGACAGTCGGTCGCTTGGAGCCGATCAAGGATCAACTCAGCCTGGCGCGGGCTTTCGTGCTGGCCGTGGAGCGGCGACCAGACCTGCGAGCGCGCTTGCGACTGGTGGTGGTGGGCGACGGTCGGTTGCGGGCACCGATCGAGCAGGTTTTGCGCGATGCGCAGATGGCGGATCTGGTGTGGCTGGCTGGTAGCCGGGACGACATAGCCGTTTTGCTGCGAGGGCTGGATCTGTTCGTGCTGCCGTCCCTGGCGGAGGGTATTTCGAATACCGTCCTGGAGGCGATGGCAAGTGGCTTGCCGGTGCTGGCGACCGCGGTCGGCGGCAACGTCGAGCTGGTCGAGCCTGGTATCACCGGAGCCCTGGTACCGCCAAACGATCCGCCCGCGCTGGCCGAGGCACTTATCGCCTACACCGATGATCCCCGGCGCCGCGAGCGCGAAGGTCAAGCCGGTCGCGAGCGCGCCGTAAACGAGTTTGCACTGGAAGAGATGGCAGCGGCTTACCAGGACATTTATGACCGTCTGCTGGCCCAGCGCGGAAAACGCCGGGCCGATTTGCAATGATCGGATAGAAGCAGGATATGTGCGGACTGGTTGGCATTTTCGACACTCGCGGCGAGCGGCCGATAGACCGCGCCTTGCTCGATCGCATGAACGAACGCCAGCATCACCGCGGGCCGGACGAGGGTGGCTTGCACCTGGAACCGGGCTTGGGTCTGGGTCACCGGCGCCTGTCGATCATCGATCTTGCGA from Immundisolibacter sp. carries:
- a CDS encoding TIGR03087 family PEP-CTERM/XrtA system glycosyltransferase; translated protein: MEEILFLAHRLPYPPNKGDKIRSFHILRHLAQRYRVHLGTFVDTPEDEQHVPMLRGLCGGQVCAARLRPRWALLRSLAGLLDGRPLTEAYYRDKRVAGWVSTLLRERPVRRAVVFSSSMAQYLSGAAQLRRVLDLVDVDSEKWRQYALARRWPAAALYRREAIRLLVAERRAAGEFSATLLVSEQEAQVFRALAPEVASRVRAMSNGVDTDHFDPAIAYPDPYQGSGGRCMVFTGAMDYWPNVDAVCWFADAVLPRVLQCLPEARFFIVGRDPARAVRQLARHPGVIVTGGVADVRPYLAHAGVAVAPLRLARGIQNKVLEAMAMARPVIASPQALEGLSVRVPEDVRVAADPQQFRQQVVDLLTSGAAAAGQAARRAVVRDYAWDNCLQVLDRLLECPEPADNGKSVIRPGQPAGAM
- a CDS encoding TIGR03016 family PEP-CTERM system-associated outer membrane protein — translated: MGSPWVGVNRWGAALLGSLVFCSSAWAEGGSLRLFDVEPRISVSETYSDGGISSNNSSGGWITSVDPGFSLSRQAARLEADFDYSLGSRYYAEDSHNSIRHRMHGNALVELIERELFIDALVIKRDQLTSPLGTSNIDSGLQRDNLTSTTSWRIGPRWLHRFGRVANSTLEYQIDRVSFDGEAANDSSGKNIRANVQSGSLFDTFFWAMDYTDSDIRYLESDDRSQFERYSATVGYNLTRKLNVFYVIGNETNRYKGSLGDTGGSYWNVGVGFTPSVRTTMNASFGKRFYGDTSSFSLTHTARKWVVTAAYDETITTIRQQQFGGIFLICPPEIPDCTPEQAVAFGIDIGVRNGTYLLESLTGSVAYTLPKSTLTLSTFDRTRKFQDSSGPGDESSGVTVGWNWKISPLTSLNVGSGWLKYKLQVIPVREDDRWFLRAGMQRDLGSDIHASMNYSYQKRDSSAGGSDFSGNTVSASLTKTF
- a CDS encoding TIGR03088 family PEP-CTERM/XrtA system glycosyltransferase: MLHVVHSFEMGGLQNGLLNLLDRLPSARYRHAVVSLTGLSGFERRLRRTDVPFYALHKPAGRGLSSHLQLWRLLRRLRPALVHTRNLAALEAQPIAMAAGVPLRVHGEHGWDTHDPDGRSVRYRRWRWLMRPYVNHYIALSRQLQEYLITGVGVPRQRISQIYNGVDTVHFHPRAAAQSPTSVGPFVQPQHVLVGTVGRLEPIKDQLSLARAFVLAVERRPDLRARLRLVVVGDGRLRAPIEQVLRDAQMADLVWLAGSRDDIAVLLRGLDLFVLPSLAEGISNTVLEAMASGLPVLATAVGGNVELVEPGITGALVPPNDPPALAEALIAYTDDPRRREREGQAGRERAVNEFALEEMAAAYQDIYDRLLAQRGKRRADLQ
- the xrtA gene encoding exosortase A, which gives rise to MGKRLVSYDWRIAGGLLAVTMVVVLLAFGETVLGIGAIWWRSETYAHGVLVVPIAIYLLWQRRHYLAQAAPGVQPWALLPLGAAGVLWSVGSLGAVQAFQHFALYGMLLGSVWLVVGNVPLRRAAFPLVFLVFAVPFGDFLIIPLQDFTTHFTVAGIRLLGVPIYREGYDLALPSGNWRVAEVCSGLRYVIASLVLGVLYAHLMYRSRWRQGAFVVISLIVPVVANGLRAVGVIMLGHLSGMRLAVGVDHLIYGWVFFTVVMLALFLIGAVWREDGPRQSIPQSAASAVPTSRAPAQHLRLPKALSVWMLGLAMVAVWPLAVSWMEAHNDHTAPVLEPPQISDRRWSDLPITDWLPHFEGPRAFLTQVYLGGDGPVGLAIAYYNNQSQDSELVSWRNTLVGRGMGAWGEIDHGHRRIRLAHGTVEVHETLIHKPGSRMLAWSWYWTPQGTTLSATTVKLRAALGRLVGRGDDAARVVVYVPVDRDEQHSRGSLQAFLADAWPVLDQELANAYRQAAAQ
- a CDS encoding FemAB family XrtA/PEP-CTERM system-associated protein; its protein translation is MEIKRLDDELLEPWDAFVEGCPEATFFHRSGWKRVLEQAFGLRTHFLCALSNGRIEGVLPLAEVRSVLFGSSLVSLPFCVYGGLAVSSESAGLALDQAAQELAQSLRVGHLEYRNLAPRHPHWPTRSGYVTFCKQIDADPDVNMEAIPRKQRRMVRQGMKAGLVSELDAGNDRFFSAYSWNVHRLGTPVFGRRYFDTVRQVFGGDCQVLTVSHHGETVASVMSFFFRDQVLPYYGGGFGSAREYAAYDFMYWEVMRRAAEQGCRRYDFGRSRLDSGSYSFKKNWGFEPQPLHYECKLIRARSVPQNNPQNPRYQRLIKLWQRLPLPVANILGPYLSRSLG
- a CDS encoding XrtA system polysaccharide deacetylase, yielding MQHVFSVDVEEHFQVAALASRVSKAAWASHPSRVEANTERCLDILDAASAKGTFFVLGWVARRCPKLIGRIVARGHELASHGMAHDRVTDLGAKAFSQDIQEARGVLQDLGGVSVDGYRAPSFSLRPEMDWAYAALIEAGYRYSSSVYPVRHDHYGAPDAPRQAYRPLADARFVELPMTTARVARMNVPASGGGYFRLLPYALSRRLLRRVQERDKTACVFYMHPWEIDSEQPRVAGLPWRARFRHYINLHRTESRLKALLHDFSWARMDQVFSREIAQPENLPPMVQVRR
- a CDS encoding XrtA/PEP-CTERM system-associated ATPase, encoding MYESYYGLTGKPFALSPDSRFFYPSKSHKRAMSYLEYGVQSGEGFIVVTGEVGAGKTTLVQGLLSSLRTKPIITANIVSTQLEGVDLLQTVAGAFKVPYAGLSKTALLGNLERFLLEMSRAGKRALLVVDEVQNLSKSALEELRMLSNLQQDAKPLLQSFLVGQPEFREILKSADMLQLQQRVIAAYHLGPLDEADSRAYIEHRLAVTGWSGRPRFTNDAFAELFVQTGGVPRRINVFCDRLFLMGYLEELDEFGRDVVSLVADDMVAEFGAPQTGSASAVPRGDSLGADDSAMRQLDVLDALDRLTTQGIRLERYVLAAYRSVRELAQRWDSGGNSGSQSASRGDGLKDAPERARPQSED
- a CDS encoding XrtA-associated tyrosine autokinase, which gives rise to MSIIERAMQRGAGEKPNDTAGAPDKDPGVLDKDAAQLHGDVAGTSPAHQPEVAAGDDTRSGLESDDSAARGSSSRPNALNLALMRRQGFLVPGDGRSVLAEEFRILKRPILANAFGESGHRVDRRNVVMVTSALPGEGKTYTAVNLALSIATELQRTVLLVDADVVKPSIAARTGLTVDRGLIDLLEHPGRDISDFLVRTNVPNLVVLGAGRSHGRSTELLASAAMAQLVDELSTRYPDRLVLFDSPPMLSTSESSVLARHMGQIVLTVQAGKTPRAAVSRVVKMLDVCDIVIPVLNKAAGIPGMNYAMGYYLDGKYGRQ